AAGTTGTAAAAGACCAATTCTGTTAGTTGCGTTTAGTCTCTTTAAACCTTCTTTTACTATATATCGATTTTCATCTACCAAATCCACCATATCGGCTATTGTTCCTAGCGCAACAATATCTAATACTTCATCAACTTCATCACCTGGAATTCCAAGTTCTTGTGCGACAGCCGAAATTAATTTATATGCTACTCCAACTCCTGCAAAATCCCTGAAAGGGTATGTTTCATCTTCTCTTTTTGGATCAACCACAGCGTGAGCTTCAGGAATTTTATCTTTGATCGTATGATGATCGGTTATAATAACGTACATACCTAGTTCTCTTGCTTTTTCTACTGCTTCAAAACTTGTTATTCCACAATCAACGCTCAGGAGAACTCTGTAGCCTTTTTTGAAATATTCTTCAACAACTTGTGGTTGTATGCCATATCCCTCATCAAGACGGTTTGGAATGTAATAATCAACTTTCCAACCATATTTTGAAAGGAAAGTTACTAGGGTGGCCACACCGGTGATACCATCTACATCGTAATCACCATAAACAAAAACTGGAAGCTTTTTTTCTCTTGCTTCCAATAAATACCTAACAGCCTTATCCATGTCTTTTAGTAAAAATGGAGAGCGAAGGTGTTTTTTAGATGGGTATAGGAATTTTTCAATTTCTTCAAAATCTGTATAGCCTCTTGTTACCAATAACTGAGAAGTTAAAAACGGAAGACTTAACTCCTCAGAGATCTTCTGAGCAAGCTCCTTATTAAATTTTTTTAATTCCCATTTCACTATCCTACTCCTTTCTTTTTTATTTTTTCTTTTGTAATTATTTTACCACAACTAAAATTTAATTAAAAGAATTTAATTTTTTAAAAAAAATGTTGTATAATATAATTGCATTTCTAATTTTCTCTCCATCTTATTCTTTTTTTCTTGTTGTGTTCCATGTTCCACCAGCAACATTTTGTAAACGGAAACAAGCTTTACCAAAAAAACTTCATAGGAGGTGGAATTATGAGGAACACCCCTTACTATTGGCTAGTTCTTCTTGGAGAAAAAGAGTACCATATTTTACCAATACTTTTTGTTCCATCTCAATCTCATGTCGATAACATTCTTGAAACGATTTACAAAAACAAACTTATTGATTTTGAAGTCAAAAGGGTAATGTTTTCAGATAGTTTTGAAGCAGTTAAGAGGGTTACTGAAAGGTATCTTAATTAAGAAAGGTGGTTTTATATGTTGAAAAATGGTATTGCCTACAAGGCTCTTGTTAGGTTTTCAGTTATAGATAGTACACAAATTGTTAGGACTGCAACAGAAAAACATAGACTTTCTCCAATTTCTGCGGTAGCATTAGGAAGATTGTTGACTGGAGCTGCATTAATGATTCCTTGGCTTTCTGAAAAAGAAACATTAACTTATATTATTGAAGGTTCAAATCAAATAAAGTACATAGCTTCTCAAGCAAAAAGTGATGGTACTGTAAGAGGCTACGTTATTCCAAAGATAGTTGAAACAATGACGAACGAACTTGGAAAATTTGATTTAAAAAAGGCTATAGGAAGAGGTACATTAAAGGTAGTAAAAGATCTAAATTTAAAAACTCCATATGTTACACCAGTTGAGTTAGTAAGCGGAGAAATAGCAGAGGATCTTGCACATTATTTTGCTGTTTCAGAGCAGCTCCCAACTGCTATAGCACTTGGAGTTTTAGTTGACAAAAATGGTATTAAAAAAGCCGGTGGAATAGTTATTCAAATTTTGGATAAAAATTTACCTGAAAGTGATATACTAGAAATTGAGAAAAAATTTAAAGAAATTACTCCGATATCAAACTTTTTAGAGAATAATACTGTTGAAGATGTTGTAAAACATATATTTGGGGATAAAATTGAAAAAATTGAAGAAAGAGAAGTAGAATTCAAATGTAATTGTTCATATCAAAAGGCTGTTGAGTCATTGAAGCTTTTAAAAGTAGATGAGCTTAAAGAAATGTTAAACGAAGGAAAAGCTGAAGTTGAGTGTAAATGGTGTAGTACAAAATATTATATTGAAAAAGAGGATATCGAAAAGATTTTGGAGGAAAAAGAAGAAAAATGAGTATTTCATCTAAAGTAACTTATATAACTACTGTTATTACAGCTATTACAATGGCAATAGTTTTGATCCTTTTATACTCAAGTATTCGGTTGATGATCTATCAGTCGACTAAAAAAGATCTAATTGAAAGTGTTAGACCTTGGCTTGTTACACCCATGGGAAGAATGCACAATCCAAAAAATGATATTTATATTTCAAAAGATGGGATTGTTATTGTTGATCCTTACGAAATTGGTCCAATAAATAAAATAGGGAAGTTTGAAATTAATGGTAGAACTTACATTTTTTTAAGGGCAGAAAATTTGATAGTTGGAAAAGATATTACTCCTATAGTAAATTACTTAAATAACATAAAGAAAATTTTTGTGTATATTTTTGCTATTTCATTGTCACTTATTAGTTTTCTTACATACTTTATAACAAAGAAATCTACAAAGCATTTAAGAAATTTTGTCAGTGAGCTTTCAAAAATTAAAGGCGATAATTTAAGTTATAGATTTATAAAGCCGAATACTCATGATGAAGTAGATGAGCTTGTTGAAAAATTTAACGAACTTATGGATCGTGTTGAAAAAAATTACAAGCTTCAAGAAGAATTTGTATCAAATGTATCTCATGAATTAAAAACTCCAATAGCAAACTTAATAGGTTATTCGAAAATGCTTGAAAGATGGGGTCACAAAGATGAACAAATTTTAAAAGAGGCTATAGATTCTATTGCTCAAACTTCCAAGAAGATGAAAGACTTGGTTGAAAATATGATATTACTTTCAAAAAATCTGGAACTTGATATGGAACAAATTAATTTAAGAACGCTAGTTGAAGGGATAGTAGCTGGATATAAAGATATTGAAATTAAAATAATCGGAGATGGAACAATTTTGGCCAATAAAGAAGCTTTAGAGATTGTAATTAAAAATTTAGTTGATAATGCTATATATCATGGAAAAGCACCTATTGAGATAAAATTGTATCAAGACAGAATAGAAGTATCAGATCACGGAGAAGGTATAAGCAATGATTTAAAAGAAAGGATATTTGAGAAATTTCATAAGTCGAGAAAATCTAAAGGTCATGGATTAGGACTATATATAGTAAAGAAACTTTGTGATCAAATGGGGCTTAATATTTATATTAAGAATGATAAATATACCACATTTGTAGTTGAAAGGAGTGAAAAAGATGAAAACTGATATTGAAATTGCAAGAGAAGCAAAATTGGAGAAAATAACAAAAATAGCAGAAAAAATAGACATATCAGAAGAATATGTTGAGCCATATGGAAAGTACATAGCAAAAGTTGATTTGAAAATATGGGAAAAAGTTAAAAATAACAAAGATGGAAAGTTAATTTTGGTAACTGCAATGACCCCAACCCCAGCCGGAGAAGGTAAAACAACAACAAGTATAGGGCTTTCTATGGCACTAAATAGACTCGGGAAAAAATCAATAGTGACACTTAGAGAACCATCACTTGGTCCGGTATTTGGAATTAAAGGTGGGGCTGCCGGGGGAGGCTATTCTCAAGTTCTCCCAATGGAGAATATAAATCTTCATTTTACCGGTGATATACACGCAGTTTCAGCGGCTCATAATTTGATATCAGCAGTAATAGATGCACATATAAAGTTTGGAAATGAACTTGGAATTGATCCCACTCGTATATATTGGAAAAGAACCATTGACATGAATGATAGGGCTCTTAGAAATATAGTTGTAGGTCTTGGAGGAAGTGCAAATGGGCAGCCACGTGAAGATGGATTTATAATTACTGCTGCATCTGAAATTATGGCTATTTTGTGTCTTGCTAAAGATCTTAAGGATCTAAAAGAAAGACTTTCAAATATAGTTGTAGCTCAAAGTTATGACAAAAAGCTTATTAAAGTAAAAGATTTAAAAATTGAAGGAGCACTTGCAGTTTTATTGAAAGATGCTATTAAACCTAATCTTGTTCAAACAATTGAAAATACACCTGCATTTGTACACGGAGGGCCATTTGCAAATATTGCCCATGGAACAAATAGCATAATTGCAACAAAATTAGCGTTAAAGCTTTCTGATTATGTAGTAACAGAAGCAGGATTTGCAGCAGATTTAGGTGCGGAAAAGTTTCTTGATTTTGTTTCTCCAACTGCAGGCTACGATGTAAATGCAGTTGTTGTAGTTGCTACAATAAAAGCTTTAAAATACCATGGTGGTGTAAAGAAAGACGAGCTTGACAATGAAAATGTTGAAGCTATGTTAAAAGGTATGGAAAATCTTAGGGTTCATGTTGAAAATTTGAAAAAATATAATGTTCCGGTTATTGTAGCTCTCAATGTGTTTGGAAGTGACACCCAAAGAGAATTAGATGAATTTTCAAAGAATTGTGAAATTCCTCATGCACTTGTTTATGCCTTTGAAAAGGGTGGAGAAGGTGCTGTTGATTTAGCAAATCTTGTTCTTGAAAACATAAAAGAATCTCAATATAAACCTTTAATAACTTCTGAAATGAGTCTTGAGGAGAAAATTGAAACACTTGCAAAAGAAATTTACAGGGCAGGGAACGTGATTTATACCGATAAAGCAAAGAGTAAATTGAAGTTCTTAAGAAAGCATGGGTATGATACACTACCGGTAATTGTTGCAAAAACACAATCAAGTATTTCTGATGATCCAAAAAAGATTAATGCACCATCTGGTTATACTTTTACAATAAGAGATTTTGAACTTTCTGCAGGTGCAGGGTTTATAGTGGCACTTGCAGGTGACATTATGAGAATGCCGGGGCTTTCAAAAATTCCAAATGCGGTTAATATAGACATTGATGAAGAAGGAAATATAATTGGTTTATCATAATATAAGATCCTATAAAAAGTGTCTAGTTACTTTTTTAAAGAATAAAATGTGAAAAAATTATAGCAATTTCCCCAGAATGTCTGGGGAATTTTTTATACTAAATATACTCCTTTATTTTTTACAAACTCAATAAATTTTTTGTAAGTTGGATGGTTTTCAAGAGTTGATGAATCACCGATGCAAATTAATTTTCTTTTTGCACGTGTGATTGATACATTTAAACGTCTCAGATCTGTTAAGAATCCTAATTCTTTTCTCTGATTTGATCTAACAAATGAAATGATTATAACTTCCTTTTCTCTTCCTTGAAATCCATCAACTGTATTAACTTCTACTCCAAGATTGAAAGATTTAATTAAATCGACTTGGTCATCGTAAGGTGTTATAACACCAATATATTCTCTATTTAACCCAAGTTTTAGAAATTTTTCAACAATATCTTTTACAATATTTGCTTCAAGCTCATTGAAATATGAAGTTGAATCCTTTTTTTGGTTTTCTGTTTTATTTTTTCTACTTTTTGTGTCAATGAAAATAATTGTATTTTCAGGTTTTGTAATTTCATCACTACCTTCAAATCCAAGATCTTTTAAAGTTATATTTCCAATGCCTGATTTGAGTTTTCCATTGTAAAATTCTATATTTGGAAATTCCATTATTTTTTCATTCATTCTATATTGAATATTGAGAAGTTCTTTCATGTGTGGATATTTATCAACGAGTATTTCAAATAATGTTATAGAAAGTTCTTTTGCTTTTTCTGAGATAATAGTTGGTGGAAGCTGTTTGTGATCTCCAGCTAGTACAAATTTTTTACCTTTTGAAAGCGGAATTAAAACACTAGGTATAGTAGTTTGTGCTGCTTCATCTATAACGACAACATCAAATTCAAATCCTTTTAAAATTTCAGAATATGAGGATGAGTTTGTTGAAAATACAACACTTGAGTTTTCAATTATATCTTTTGAAATCTCTTCCTCAAGTTTTTCCATTTCTTCTTTGATTTTTTCTATTTTATTGTTTAAAGTTATCCACTCTGCCATGGCATTTATCATTTTTAATGGTATTCCCCTTGTTGTTTTACCTTCTTTTGAAAGTTTCAAAATTTGTTCATCCGAAAGTCCACGTCTCCACTTTTGTATAGGTTTTTGGAATTTCTCTCTTTTTTCTATTAAATTTGAAAACTCTTCTTTTAATTTATAGAGTTCTTTATATCTTTCATGTTTTTCTATTTTGAACAAAAGAGTAGAGGATAAAAGTTTTTTTGATACTCTTGAAGGATGACCAATCCTTACATGAGAGACTTTTTCAGAGAGCCTTTCAACAAGATTATCAACAGCCATATTGCTATCTGCCGAAACAAGAACTTTTTTCCCTCTCTTTACTTCCTGTAAGATATACTCAACGAGTGTTCTTGTTTTTCCGGTTCCAAATGGACCGTGAATAAGGAAAAAGTTTTTGCTTGAAAGTGCTTTAGAAATGGAAAGTTTTTGAGAATAATTAAGATTTTTATCAAAAGGTTTAAAATCAATTTTTTTAATATCATCAAATTTGATATCTTTTAGAATGTAAGAAAGAACTTTTTTGCCATTTTCAGATAAGTTTTTTAAATTATCAATTTGCCTTTTATATGTTACGTCGCTTGCGTAGAGATCAATTCTAACTTCTTTAAAACTTTTTGGAAGGAGTTTGTCTAACGAAACTACTATAAATCTTGAACCTTTTTCAACTACAACACCTTTAAAATCGTCTCTAACTTTTCCTTTATTTTTATTTATTAATACTTCATCACCAACATTAATTTCTGTTTCAATTATTTTACTTCTTCCAAATTTAATAAGATATAATCCAAGTTCTTCTCCGATTACTTTTGGCTTTAAATTTAATATTGCTCTTCCCTTTTTTTCTCGTTCAAAGCCAGATAAATTTTTTATTTCCCACTCCATTTTTTTTATTTCTTCATTTCTTTCTAATTGAACAAGTTTAATTAATTTCTCAATGTATTTTTTCAATTTTGATCACCTCACCTTTTTTATTATATCATTACAGTTTCTAAGGATTTTTTAAGGTTAAATATATATAATGAAGATGTAAAGTGCAGGGAGGTGAGATAATGCATTGGTTCTATCCAGTATGGTACCACGGCTTTTATGGATGGATTATTCCAGTAATTGGACTTGTTTTATTTATCCTAGTAGTGTTCTTATTTTATAGAATATTAAAAAACTTGATAAAAGATTTTAATGAAAAAACGTCTTCGTCGTACAATTTTTCAAATGATGAGAGTTTGAAAATTTTAAACGAGAGATTTGCCAGAGGAGAAATTAGTGAAGATGAATATAAAAGAATCAAAAGTCTAATCCTAAAAAACTAATTTTTAAATAGGAGGTGGAAGTTATGAGAAAATTGGTGTTTTTACTTGTTTCAATTGTATTTATAAGTGCATTATTTGCTTTTCCTTATAATTATCAAACAGCTAAACCGATGGATTATGAAAATGTATGGGATAAGTTAAGAAATGTAGAAGTAAGTGAACCAGCAACATACACAGGAACAATAAAAGAAGTTTACATAATAGCAAATCCAGGTTTTTCAAAGTCAAAAATTATACTTGAAACAGATGAAGGAAGCGATGTTGAGATATTTGTTGGACCTATGTGGAGATTTTTTGAATTTAAACCTGGAGAAAAAGTAGAACTTGAAGTAGTAAAAGTTAATTTTAGCAAAGATTCATCATTTTATTTAGCATACAAACTTAGAAGTGAAGGTATTACAGTAGAAATTCCTTACAAACAAATGATAAAAGAAAGAATTGAAAATTTAAAAAGGCTCAAATTTCAAAATAATGTGGTCCCAGGATTTCAAAGAAGACCATTTAGACCGATGATGCCACACTATGGTAATCCTTATGGAAATGGTTATCCTCCAATGAATAGGCCACAAAATGGATGGAAATAGAAAGTAGGGCGCACTTGAGCGCCCTACTTATTTTTTTGTAGTATTTCGTAAAGTATTTTATCACAATTTTTGAAAAAATAAACGTATCCTATTAAAAGCTTTGATTAGTATATTAAAGAATTATGTTATATTCTTCAATAATTCAGTTTTATGTTAGGATTTTCACAAAATATAAAGTTTGATAAATATACTAATATAAGTGATAATTTAAGTGTATTACAACAACATAGGGAGGTATTGAAAATGAGATTAAGTGAACTTGGTAGATTAGAGGCTCCTGGACCACTTTATAAAATGGCACAAAACCAATTCTTAAGAGCTGCAAAACTCATGGATTTAGACCCAAACATTGGTAACTTTTTACTTTGGCCACAAAAATCACTAATTGTTCATTTTCCAGTAGTAATGGATGATGGGAGAGTTGAAATATTCGAAGGATATAGAGTTCAACATAATACAGCAAGAGGTCCTGCAAAAGGTGGTATAAGGTATCACCCAGAAACAAATTTAGATGAAGTTTCTTCACTTGCATTCTGGATGACTTGGAAATGTGCTGTTGTTAACCTTCCATACGGTGGAGGTAAAGGTGGAGTTAGAGTTGATCCTAGAAAATTATCAGAAAAAGAATTAGAAAAACTCAGTAGAAGATTCTTCTCTGAAATTCAAATGATGGTAGGACCAACAAAAGATATTCCTGCACCAGACGTAAATACAAATGCAAAAATTATGGCATGGTTTATGGATACTTACAGCATGAATACTGGAAATACTACACTTGGTGTAGTTACCGGAAAACCATTAGACCTTGGTGGATCAGAAGGAAGACCAGAAGCAACCGGTCGTGGTGTTTCAATTACAGCTGCTGAAGCATGTAAGGCAAAAGGAATGGATATTTCAAAAGCAACAGTAGCAGTTCAAGGTTTTGGAAACGTAGGTTCTTATGCAGCAAAAATTTTACATGAAGAATATGGTGCAAAAATTGTTGCAGTAAGTGACGTAAGTGGTGGCTTATACTGTGAAGAAGGCTTCGATGTAAATGACCTTATTAGATACAGAGACGAAAATGGAGGAGTTATCAAAGGATATCCAAAAGGTAAACCAATATCAAATGAGGAATTACTCACATTAGATGTTGATATCTTAGTTCCTGCAGCGCTTGAAAATGCAATTAATGGAGAGATCGCAAAAGATGTTAGAGCAAAGATTATAGTTGAAGGTGCAAACGGTCCAACAACAGAAGAAGCAGAAAAAATATTAATCGAAAAAGATGTCCTTATTGTTCCTGATATTCTAGCAAACGCTGGTGGAGTTACAGTATCATACTTTGAATGGGTACAAGACTTACAGAGCTTTTTCTGGGATATAGATGATATTAGAAAGAAATTGCACAGGATAATGACAAAATCTTTCAGTGAAGTGTACGCAACAAAAGAAAAATACAACACAGATATGAGAACAGCTGCATACATTGTCGCAATTTCAAGAGTAGCAGAAGCAGTCAAAAAAAGAGGATATTTCCCAATGTAATAAAGTCTATAAAAAATCAAGCCCCCTTCAAATTTATGAAGGGGGCTTTTAATTTTGTATAGTAAAAATTAAACTCTTGCGCTAATTAAATCAATAACATCTTTTACTGTGTTAATTTTTGAAAGATCGGAATCTTCCACTTTTACTCCAAATTCATCTTCAAAGGCCATGACTAAATCCACCATATCTAATGAATCAGCACCTAAATCCTCAGTCAAACTCTTTTCGTCCGTAACTTCTTCAATATCCACACCAAGTTGGTCAGCGATAATTTCCCTTATTTTTTGAATTTTTTCCATTTTAATCACCTCCTGTCATAGGAAATAATACCACAGAGAAAAGTTAGTGTCAAGTAAAAAAGTTAATGTAAATTAATTTTTAAAACAAAAATAAATCCCGCATTCTTGCGGGATTTATTATACCTATATGTTTAATATAAACTTCATTAATTTTCCAAGGAAAGTATTTTCATCTAATTCGTACTGAGTTGGTTCATAACTTAATAGTTCTAAAAATTTTAAAATAAATTCTTCTAAATCATTTGGTTCGGTATAATTTTCCCAAAAATCTTCTAAGGAAGTTCTTTCAATTTCAAGCATGTGTTGGGCTTTTTTCATTAAAGGAAAATCATACTCTGAAAGTACTTCTAAAGATTTATCTATTAAATCTTCAAAGTTTAATTTTTCAAAGAGTCTTCCAAAGTATATTATTTGAAAGACTTTATAAAAAACTAACTATCTTATCAATTTTAAATAAAACCATGGAAGCTTTTACAAGGTTTTTTTCAATTAATATTGGATCTGCACCGGCAATATAGGCACTTGAAATTATATATGAAAGTTTTTGATTAAAATCTTTAGCTTCTATTTTTGAAAATTCATCTAGGATAATTTCTCCTTTTTCATCCGTTAGATCAAATACTTTTTCTAGCTCGTCAAATTGAAAGTTTATATTGGAAAGCTTTTCTTCTAGTTCGTCTTTTAATTTGAATAGTACTTTTTTCAGGAAATCAACATATTCGGGATCATATTTTGTTAATTTATCAAGGATTTTATGATCGTATCCTTTAGTATAGAGCAAAATTTTTAAATAATTTTCTTCATACTCTTCTCCAGCAAGTTTAAGGTTTTCCTCTGCATCTTCATACAAACCTAAATTTTTTTGTAGTAATCCAAGTTCATTATATACTTCTGGAGTTGGGTAATTATTTGCCAACTCCTTTAGAATCTGCAAAGCTTGAAAATGTTTTCCAAGTCTAATTAAAGTATATGAAAGGTTGTATGCAATTTCAGGTTTGTACTCCACAGATAATCCATCTCTAAAAATTTTTTCAGCCTTTTCAAATTTTTGAAGTTCATTATATAAGACCCCTAATCTCAAATATACCTGTGGTAGTTTTTCAATTTTTAAAGCAGATTTATATGCAATTTCTGCATCTTTAAATTGACCATTTTCAAAGTATGTATCTCCAATTTTTAAAAGAGGTAATGAGAATTCTTTGTTTAATTCAAATGCCTTCATGTATATTTCTATTGCTTCATCGTAATCCTTTTTTAAATAAAGAACGTTCCCTAGTTCATAGTATCCAATATAGAAATTAGGATTTAATGATACTGCTTGTTTTAACTCAATTTCTGCGTTATCATAATCACCTAGTTTAGCAAATAATAATCCATAGTAAAAGTGATATCTGTAATCGTATAATACATTTTTTGCTTTTTCGAGTATTTTTCTCGCTTCTTCATATTTTTGTTCATTAAGTAATTTTTTAAACTTTTCATAGTAAAAATAAACAAGGTAAGTTGCCCAATAATCTGTTTTTTCAACAGAATATTGGGCTTCAAGTCCTCTTACTATGACATCTAAAGGTATTCTATCCATTTCTGTAATAAGCGGCATATCCTCAACTAAAACAGGTAGTTTGACTGGTAAATTCTGTTTTTTGGCAACTTCAGGTTTTATTGGTAAATATACTATAGCCTTGATCCTATCACTCCTCCTATTTTTTAACCAATTTTCCCAAATTTTCTTCCGGCAATTACATGAAAATGTATATGTGGAATTTCTTGTCCCGCTTGTTTTCCATTGTTTTGAACAATTCTATATTCTTTAAAATTTAGTTCTTCTGATAATTTTTTAATTATATTAAATATTTTCCAAAATCTTCTTTGATCATCTTCTGATAATTCGTGTATTACAGGAACGTGTTTTTTATAAATAACTAAAAGATGTATTGGGGCAACAGGGTTAATGTCTTTGATAACTATAAAATCTTCATCTTCGTATAACTTTTCGGATGGAATTTCATTGTTTATTATTTTACAAAATACACAGTTTTCCATGTTTTCCCTCCCTACAATTTTATTATTTCTTCAACTTT
This DNA window, taken from Thermosipho africanus Ob7, encodes the following:
- a CDS encoding Glu/Leu/Phe/Val family dehydrogenase — its product is MRLSELGRLEAPGPLYKMAQNQFLRAAKLMDLDPNIGNFLLWPQKSLIVHFPVVMDDGRVEIFEGYRVQHNTARGPAKGGIRYHPETNLDEVSSLAFWMTWKCAVVNLPYGGGKGGVRVDPRKLSEKELEKLSRRFFSEIQMMVGPTKDIPAPDVNTNAKIMAWFMDTYSMNTGNTTLGVVTGKPLDLGGSEGRPEATGRGVSITAAEACKAKGMDISKATVAVQGFGNVGSYAAKILHEEYGAKIVAVSDVSGGLYCEEGFDVNDLIRYRDENGGVIKGYPKGKPISNEELLTLDVDILVPAALENAINGEIAKDVRAKIIVEGANGPTTEEAEKILIEKDVLIVPDILANAGGVTVSYFEWVQDLQSFFWDIDDIRKKLHRIMTKSFSEVYATKEKYNTDMRTAAYIVAISRVAEAVKKRGYFPM
- a CDS encoding tetratricopeptide repeat protein, coding for MPLITEMDRIPLDVIVRGLEAQYSVEKTDYWATYLVYFYYEKFKKLLNEQKYEEARKILEKAKNVLYDYRYHFYYGLLFAKLGDYDNAEIELKQAVSLNPNFYIGYYELGNVLYLKKDYDEAIEIYMKAFELNKEFSLPLLKIGDTYFENGQFKDAEIAYKSALKIEKLPQVYLRLGVLYNELQKFEKAEKIFRDGLSVEYKPEIAYNLSYTLIRLGKHFQALQILKELANNYPTPEVYNELGLLQKNLGLYEDAEENLKLAGEEYEENYLKILLYTKGYDHKILDKLTKYDPEYVDFLKKVLFKLKDELEEKLSNINFQFDELEKVFDLTDEKGEIILDEFSKIEAKDFNQKLSYIISSAYIAGADPILIEKNLVKASMVLFKIDKIVSFL
- a CDS encoding IGHMBP2 family helicase, encoding MKKYIEKLIKLVQLERNEEIKKMEWEIKNLSGFEREKKGRAILNLKPKVIGEELGLYLIKFGRSKIIETEINVGDEVLINKNKGKVRDDFKGVVVEKGSRFIVVSLDKLLPKSFKEVRIDLYASDVTYKRQIDNLKNLSENGKKVLSYILKDIKFDDIKKIDFKPFDKNLNYSQKLSISKALSSKNFFLIHGPFGTGKTRTLVEYILQEVKRGKKVLVSADSNMAVDNLVERLSEKVSHVRIGHPSRVSKKLLSSTLLFKIEKHERYKELYKLKEEFSNLIEKREKFQKPIQKWRRGLSDEQILKLSKEGKTTRGIPLKMINAMAEWITLNNKIEKIKEEMEKLEEEISKDIIENSSVVFSTNSSSYSEILKGFEFDVVVIDEAAQTTIPSVLIPLSKGKKFVLAGDHKQLPPTIISEKAKELSITLFEILVDKYPHMKELLNIQYRMNEKIMEFPNIEFYNGKLKSGIGNITLKDLGFEGSDEITKPENTIIFIDTKSRKNKTENQKKDSTSYFNELEANIVKDIVEKFLKLGLNREYIGVITPYDDQVDLIKSFNLGVEVNTVDGFQGREKEVIIISFVRSNQRKELGFLTDLRRLNVSITRAKRKLICIGDSSTLENHPTYKKFIEFVKNKGVYLV
- the acpP gene encoding acyl carrier protein gives rise to the protein MEKIQKIREIIADQLGVDIEEVTDEKSLTEDLGADSLDMVDLVMAFEDEFGVKVEDSDLSKINTVKDVIDLISARV
- a CDS encoding formate--tetrahydrofolate ligase, with amino-acid sequence MKTDIEIAREAKLEKITKIAEKIDISEEYVEPYGKYIAKVDLKIWEKVKNNKDGKLILVTAMTPTPAGEGKTTTSIGLSMALNRLGKKSIVTLREPSLGPVFGIKGGAAGGGYSQVLPMENINLHFTGDIHAVSAAHNLISAVIDAHIKFGNELGIDPTRIYWKRTIDMNDRALRNIVVGLGGSANGQPREDGFIITAASEIMAILCLAKDLKDLKERLSNIVVAQSYDKKLIKVKDLKIEGALAVLLKDAIKPNLVQTIENTPAFVHGGPFANIAHGTNSIIATKLALKLSDYVVTEAGFAADLGAEKFLDFVSPTAGYDVNAVVVVATIKALKYHGGVKKDELDNENVEAMLKGMENLRVHVENLKKYNVPVIVALNVFGSDTQRELDEFSKNCEIPHALVYAFEKGGEGAVDLANLVLENIKESQYKPLITSEMSLEEKIETLAKEIYRAGNVIYTDKAKSKLKFLRKHGYDTLPVIVAKTQSSISDDPKKINAPSGYTFTIRDFELSAGAGFIVALAGDIMRMPGLSKIPNAVNIDIDEEGNIIGLS
- a CDS encoding sensor histidine kinase; translated protein: MSISSKVTYITTVITAITMAIVLILLYSSIRLMIYQSTKKDLIESVRPWLVTPMGRMHNPKNDIYISKDGIVIVDPYEIGPINKIGKFEINGRTYIFLRAENLIVGKDITPIVNYLNNIKKIFVYIFAISLSLISFLTYFITKKSTKHLRNFVSELSKIKGDNLSYRFIKPNTHDEVDELVEKFNELMDRVEKNYKLQEEFVSNVSHELKTPIANLIGYSKMLERWGHKDEQILKEAIDSIAQTSKKMKDLVENMILLSKNLELDMEQINLRTLVEGIVAGYKDIEIKIIGDGTILANKEALEIVIKNLVDNAIYHGKAPIEIKLYQDRIEVSDHGEGISNDLKERIFEKFHKSRKSKGHGLGLYIVKKLCDQMGLNIYIKNDKYTTFVVERSEKDEN
- the hslO gene encoding Hsp33 family molecular chaperone HslO — encoded protein: MLKNGIAYKALVRFSVIDSTQIVRTATEKHRLSPISAVALGRLLTGAALMIPWLSEKETLTYIIEGSNQIKYIASQAKSDGTVRGYVIPKIVETMTNELGKFDLKKAIGRGTLKVVKDLNLKTPYVTPVELVSGEIAEDLAHYFAVSEQLPTAIALGVLVDKNGIKKAGGIVIQILDKNLPESDILEIEKKFKEITPISNFLENNTVEDVVKHIFGDKIEKIEEREVEFKCNCSYQKAVESLKLLKVDELKEMLNEGKAEVECKWCSTKYYIEKEDIEKILEEKEEK
- a CDS encoding SHOCT domain-containing protein, producing MHWFYPVWYHGFYGWIIPVIGLVLFILVVFLFYRILKNLIKDFNEKTSSSYNFSNDESLKILNERFARGEISEDEYKRIKSLILKN
- a CDS encoding HIT family protein — protein: MENCVFCKIINNEIPSEKLYEDEDFIVIKDINPVAPIHLLVIYKKHVPVIHELSEDDQRRFWKIFNIIKKLSEELNFKEYRIVQNNGKQAGQEIPHIHFHVIAGRKFGKIG